A genomic segment from Candidatus Leptovillus gracilis encodes:
- a CDS encoding cytochrome c: MKRVLKWIGIVAGGLLGLIILLVVGVYAVSASRLNKTYEVTAVFNLNVPNDPESIAAGEKLFVIYCESCHGANLAGDLFSDDPAFGQIYSANLTAGENGIGRSHSDEEIARAIWYGVKPDGSPTVGMPSEFHQAIHIGDMEKLIAYMRSVPPVDTDYPHPSYGPMMRVMHTTKLFPLVTVENVDTSQPPLAPISPEETLAYGKYLAAFCAACHMPDFAGSEMFGSPNITPAAISAWTEAEFLRAVTEGVRPDGTLLNPEEMPWESFGRYTDEELRALWAYMQTVAPVAAR; this comes from the coding sequence ATGAAACGTGTTTTAAAATGGATTGGCATTGTGGCAGGTGGCTTGTTGGGATTAATCATTCTGCTGGTGGTGGGCGTTTACGCCGTCAGCGCCAGCCGGTTGAACAAGACGTATGAGGTCACGGCCGTTTTCAACCTCAACGTCCCCAATGATCCCGAAAGTATCGCCGCTGGCGAAAAATTGTTTGTCATCTACTGTGAGAGCTGTCATGGGGCCAACCTGGCTGGGGATCTCTTCTCGGATGATCCCGCCTTTGGGCAAATCTACAGCGCCAATCTGACGGCGGGCGAAAATGGCATCGGCCGCAGCCACAGCGACGAAGAGATTGCCCGGGCGATCTGGTATGGCGTGAAGCCAGATGGTTCACCCACTGTCGGGATGCCTTCCGAATTTCATCAGGCCATCCATATCGGCGATATGGAAAAATTGATCGCCTATATGCGCAGTGTGCCCCCGGTAGATACCGACTATCCGCACCCCAGCTATGGCCCCATGATGCGCGTCATGCACACGACGAAGCTGTTTCCCCTTGTCACTGTCGAAAATGTGGATACCAGCCAGCCGCCCCTTGCGCCCATATCACCAGAAGAAACGCTGGCTTATGGCAAATACCTGGCCGCCTTTTGTGCCGCCTGCCATATGCCTGATTTTGCGGGCAGCGAGATGTTTGGCTCGCCCAACATTACGCCGGCGGCTATCAGCGCCTGGACCGAGGCGGAGTTTTTGCGGGCGGTGACAGAAGGGGTGCGGCCGGATGGCACGCTGCTTAACCCGGAAGAGATGCCCTGGGAATCATTCGGCCGTTACACAGATGAGGAACTGCGGGCGCTATGGGCCTATATGCAAACCGTTGCGCCGGTGGCGGCCAGATAA
- a CDS encoding nucleotidyltransferase domain-containing protein — protein sequence MIDLPEHLQTNEKQAILKLCLTLSEMLGRNLVDMVLFGSKARGDFHPDSDIDLLVVLRHLNADSRWLVRSVAADCSLEYDVLFNTHLYEKGRWEAMMAHRDTLWREVQRDGMPLRDLLAQPIS from the coding sequence ATGATTGATTTACCCGAGCACTTACAAACCAATGAAAAGCAGGCTATCTTGAAACTGTGCCTGACCCTGTCTGAGATGTTAGGTCGCAATCTGGTTGATATGGTTCTGTTTGGTTCCAAAGCTCGCGGCGATTTCCACCCTGATTCAGATATAGATTTACTTGTCGTTCTGCGTCATCTTAATGCGGATAGCCGTTGGTTGGTGCGAAGTGTGGCGGCTGATTGTTCATTAGAGTACGATGTTTTGTTCAATACCCACCTCTATGAAAAAGGGCGCTGGGAGGCCATGATGGCCCACCGGGATACGCTGTGGCGTGAAGTACAGCGGGACGGTATGCCCCTGCGTGATCTGTTGGCGCAGCCCATTTCATAA
- a CDS encoding beta-lactamase family protein, whose amino-acid sequence MVPSITSPTGDPCKRLKQKLLLRLLRFNLTFLLVLMSFLLLTTADAAAQMSGNSPAIDAFMQERMDSLNIPGAALAVVREGEIVHLAGYGVANEAGDPVTPQTPLLLASLSKPVTAVAVMQLVEAGQIELDAPIQQYLPWLLPDTPIAVRQLLHQTSGLDETQGYRRNLEPDAPDALAASIRQLADTELNNPPGTAFEYSNSNYDILGLLIETVTGQSYGDYIQANIFGPLEMSSSFTSLETARAAGMSNAFYPFLGRQTSFDDQMPYTRAVQPSAGLIGSAEDMAHFVLAQLQNGRYQTTQLLSPASVAALHTPDPATGPDVQYAMGWAVWPFADAALPGDEPPTALSHGGEWLGFSNLILFIPAYDVGVVLLMSGPGPNNGSAFSNIAFDVALLALGLEAQHYPPQEDWLTQNLRPLSIGLILLLLISGVAAIRRLRGAALTRRAGWFFVALALIDLALVGYLLFIRLPAAKSNVPLTLRFEPDLGLLLLVILLLTLGWGLLRSLWAVWRWRASN is encoded by the coding sequence ATGGTCCCATCCATAACCAGTCCGACGGGTGATCCGTGCAAACGGTTGAAACAAAAGCTCCTGCTGCGTTTGCTGAGATTCAATCTAACGTTTCTTTTGGTCCTGATGAGCTTCCTGCTGTTGACGACTGCCGACGCCGCAGCGCAAATGAGCGGGAACAGCCCGGCCATTGATGCCTTCATGCAGGAGCGCATGGACAGTCTGAACATCCCCGGCGCGGCTTTGGCGGTTGTACGGGAGGGCGAGATTGTCCATCTGGCAGGCTACGGCGTCGCCAACGAAGCGGGCGACCCGGTGACGCCGCAGACGCCGTTATTGCTGGCTTCACTGAGTAAACCGGTAACGGCCGTTGCCGTCATGCAGCTTGTCGAAGCGGGGCAAATCGAGTTGGACGCGCCCATTCAACAGTACCTGCCCTGGCTCCTGCCCGATACACCCATCGCCGTGCGCCAACTGCTGCACCAGACCAGCGGCCTGGATGAAACGCAGGGCTACCGCCGCAACCTGGAGCCAGACGCCCCCGACGCGCTGGCGGCCAGCATCCGGCAGTTGGCCGATACCGAACTAAACAACCCACCCGGCACGGCGTTTGAATATTCCAACAGCAATTACGACATCCTGGGATTACTGATTGAAACAGTGACCGGCCAATCCTATGGCGACTACATTCAGGCCAACATCTTTGGCCCACTGGAGATGAGCAGCTCGTTCACCTCATTAGAAACGGCCCGCGCCGCCGGGATGAGCAACGCTTTTTACCCTTTTTTGGGGCGGCAAACCAGCTTTGATGATCAGATGCCCTACACGCGGGCTGTGCAGCCCTCGGCCGGGCTGATTGGCAGCGCGGAAGATATGGCTCATTTTGTGCTGGCGCAGTTGCAAAACGGCCGTTACCAGACCACCCAACTCCTTTCCCCCGCAAGCGTGGCCGCACTGCACACGCCCGATCCCGCCACCGGCCCGGATGTCCAGTATGCGATGGGCTGGGCCGTCTGGCCGTTTGCCGACGCCGCCTTGCCCGGCGACGAACCCCCAACCGCCCTCTCGCACGGCGGCGAATGGTTGGGATTCAGCAATCTCATCCTCTTCATTCCTGCATATGATGTGGGCGTGGTGCTGCTGATGAGCGGCCCTGGCCCTAACAACGGCTCCGCTTTCAGCAACATCGCCTTTGACGTGGCGCTGCTGGCGTTGGGGCTGGAGGCGCAGCATTATCCGCCGCAAGAAGATTGGCTGACGCAGAATTTACGACCGTTAAGCATTGGCCTCATTTTGCTTTTGCTCATCAGTGGGGTGGCTGCCATTCGACGACTACGCGGCGCAGCCTTGACCCGCCGCGCTGGCTGGTTCTTCGTGGCGCTGGCGCTGATTGACCTGGCGCTGGTCGGCTACTTGCTCTTTATCCGCCTGCCCGCCGCCAAATCCAATGTGCCGCTGACCCTGCGCTTTGAACCCGACCTGGGGCTGCTGCTGCTGGTTATTCTGCTGTTGACGCTCGGATGGGGGTTGCTTCGTTCATTGTGGGCCGTGTGGCGCTGGCGGGCCAGCAATTGA